The following are from one region of the Mixophyes fleayi isolate aMixFle1 chromosome 7, aMixFle1.hap1, whole genome shotgun sequence genome:
- the RABEP2 gene encoding rab GTPase-binding effector protein 2: MSRMEDGFNGQDPLTSSLECSADDPELLAEAFARGYDSVSISSFPGDRMRQGQEDTASLVSTATLVPECIYIPPAGYQLLSEQEVAQQKASLKSTSELLEKVTQEKEALQEALRCSSEDCSNQVKQLLDQIKNSEEILQSLQGSLSETQQKTARKMAALTASFSRLCQEVNCLNDENEKLRTLGSEAPPSGQVVQVSSQQRAAQHSQERLCIEVVTLQEELKAEKVAKQDVEDQLRRQMETYTEEREIMEATLSSLTTEMDRIQQDRKQAELQLQESESQVQKVWESLGEQEKLLQTEKEEKASVEAALNEERNKVSRLQAELNTSEEVQRDFVRLSQTLQVSLEKIRQAKSLTDVQDIVEGIRLTEVCQLSDT; encoded by the exons ATGTCTCGGATGGAGGATGGATTCAATGGTCAGGACCCTCTTACTTCCTCTCTGGAGTGTTCCGCGGATGACCCGGAGCTCTTGGCAGAGGCGTTCGCACGCGGATATGACTCTGTCTCCATCTCTTCCTTCCCCGGGGATAGGATGAGGCAAGGACAGGAGGATACCGCGTCTCTGGTCTCTACGGCAACGCTGGTACCAGAGTGTATTTACATCCCTCCAGCCGGCTACCAGTTGTTGTCTGAACAAGAG GTCGCACAACAAAAGGCGTCTCTGAAGAGCACAAGTGAACTTCTGGAGAAAGTGACTCAGGAAAAGGAGGCTCTGCAGGAGGCTCTGCGGTGCAGCTCAGAGGATTGCTCTAACCAG GTCAAACAGTTGCTGGATCAGATTAAGAATTCGGAAGAGATTCTACAGAGCTTGCAGGGAAGTTTGTCGGAAACCCAGCAGAAGACTGCACGGAAAATG GCAGCTCTAACAGCCTCCTTTAGTCGTTTGTGCCAGGAGGTGAATTGTCTGAATGACGAGAATGAGAAGCTGAGAACACTAGGCTCCGAAGCTCCCCCCAGTGGACAAGTCGTGCAGGTTTCATCTCAGCAG AGGGCAGCGCAGCACAGTCAGGAGAGGTTGTGCATCGAGGTGGTCACTCTGCAGGAAGAGCTTAAAGCTGAAAAAGTGGCCAAACAGGATGTTGAGGACCAGCTGAGGAGGCAGATGGAAACATACACTGAAGAGAGAG AGATAATGGAAG CAACGCTTTCCAGTCTGACAACAGAGATGGACAGGATCCAGCAGGACAGGAAGCAG GCAGAGTTGCAGCTTCAGGAATCTGAGAGCCAGGTCCAGAAGGTCTGGGAGTCTTTAGGGGAACAGGAGAAGCTCCtacagacagagaaagaagagaag GCTTCTGTTGAGGCTGCACTAAACGAGGAGAGGAACAAAGTCTCCAGGTTACAGGCTGAACTGAATACCAGTGAGGAGGTGCAAAGAGACTTTGTCCGGTTGTCACAGACTCTGCAG GTCAGTTTGGAGAAAATACGGCAAGCTAAGTCTCTGACGGACGTCCAGGACATTGTTGAAGGGATTCGGCTTACGGAGGTTTGCCAGTTAAGTGACACCTAA